A stretch of Plasmodium vinckei vinckei genome assembly, chromosome: PVVCY_05 DNA encodes these proteins:
- a CDS encoding holo-[acyl-carrier-protein] synthase, putative translates to MPFFLLFSFKNICLKIIKVIILYLFIYEGSIIRNIIINCLHIENQTNVTKFNGFGSSVFQKSLRKNVNTVLYPRKGSINKCYITNRLFTNIKKESIINSLKKYSKIKRNYYNGSLNLSKINTRIYGIDNNEEYQASEIIDNILLNNKGYSENDEGHSFLEIINNQTDVPIDLAHFEKETKKLINILNFNNVQLVIKFVDLKEMKHINKKYRNKNGPTDVISILNVVKNDDIISDDENGENDENGESDENDEILHGDDFFYINNSKSGDIFLCPEYINKECVISKMKYEKKILKSDNDKVIDDDINTNYNEEENKRGVNKLFRNIFDVNERLPFYVLHGLIHLMHKDHVNNFKEYTEFMDLEEQTIEKYFKFHKSINTFYAHHIIGLGTDILCVNRIYKILEKNNNFIKKVLNPFELAEYETQKEKLNENISKSTDLEKLAVYVSKKFAAKEAILKSMGRGLSSISKYGLSMNDIEIKNDKYGKPHVHLYGKAKEVAYEMGIVKIFLSISDEKIMNSQTDNISSNFPTYIIQAQALAVGSNV, encoded by the coding sequence atgccattttttttgttgttttcatttaaaaatatatgcctgaaaataatcaaagtaataattttgtacttgtttatatatgagGGTAGTATTATTCGAAATATCATAATAAATTGTTTACATATAGAAAATCAAACTAATGttacaaaatttaatgGTTTTGGAAGTAGCGTTTTTCAAAAATCCCTTAGGAAAAATGTGAATACAGTTTTATACCCCCGCAAAGGTTcgataaataaatgttatATTACTAATCGATTATTTACtaacataaaaaaggaaagcATCATaaattctttaaaaaaatattcaaaaataaaaaggaattACTACAATGGATCTTTGAACTTAAGCAAGATAAACACGCGGATATATGGAATAGACAATAATGAGGAATATCAAGCTAGCGAAATAATTGATAATATACTGCTCAATAATAAAGGATATAGCGAAAATGATGAGGGTCATTCTTTTTtagaaattattaataatcaAACTGATGTACCAATTGATTTAGCACATTTTGAAAAGGAAACAAAAAaacttattaatatattaaattttaataatgttCAATtagttataaaatttgttgatttaaaagaaatgaaacatataaataaaaaatatagaaataaaaatggaccAACAGATGTAATTTCTATTTTGAatgttgtaaaaaatgatgatataataagcgatgatgaaaatggtgaaaatgatgaaaatggtgaaagtgatgaaaatgatgaaatattacatggtgatgattttttttatataaataattccaAAAGTGgcgatatatttttatgtcctgaatatataaataaggaATGTGTTATATCAAAGAtgaaatatgaaaaaaaaatattaaaaagtgaTAATGACAAAGTAATAGACGATGATattaatacaaattataatgaagaagaaaacaaaagaggtgtaaataaattattccgaaatatttttgatgtTAATGAAAGACTTcctttttatgttttacaTGGTTTAATACATTTAATGCATAAAGATcatgtaaataattttaaagaatataCTGAATTTATGGATTTAGAAGAACAAacaattgaaaaatattttaaatttcaTAAATCTATAAATACCTTTTATGCACATCATATAATAGGTCTTGGTACAGATATTTTATGTGTTAAtagaatttataaaattcttgaaaaaaataataactttataaaaaaagttttaaaTCCATTTGAATTAGCCGAATATGAAACACAAAAAGAGAAATTAAACGAAAACATAAGTAAAAGTACAgatttagaaaaattagCAGTTTATGttagtaaaaaatttgcAGCAAAAGAAGCTATACTTAAATCTATGGGACGTGGATTAAGTTCTATATCTAAATATGGACTAAGTATGAATGatattgaaataaaaaatgataaatatggaAAACCTCATGTCCATTTATATGGAAAAGCTAAAGAGGTAGCTTACGAAATGGGTATtgtcaaaatatttttatcaattagcgatgaaaaaattatgaacagTCAAACAGATAATATTTCGTCTAATTTTCCGACATACATTATACAAGCACAGGCGCTAGCTGTTGGCTCGAATGTATAA